The Microbacterium maritypicum genome contains a region encoding:
- a CDS encoding NAD(P)/FAD-dependent oxidoreductase has protein sequence MPKILIVGGGYAGFYTAWKLEKHLRKGEADVTMVDPLPYMTYQPFLPEVAAGSIEARHSVVAHRRHLKRTNVLTAKVTNINHAQKVATITPPVGEPYEFAYDQIVVTAGAVSRTFPIPGIADNAIGLKTIEEAVAIRDKVMSNFDKAASLPAGPERDRLLTVVVVGGGFAGIEVFAELRSLASALVGKYPQISFEDTHFHLIEAMGRIMPEVSLQTSEWVLKDLAKRGANVHLDTQLTSAVDGNVELSTGEVIPTDVIVWTAGVMANPTVVRGGDLPVEERGRIQTRADLRVGTPEAFVEGAWAAGDVSAVPDLSGGGVGGFCVPNAQHAVRQAKLLAKNLVAVLRGENPKEYLHKNLGAVAGLGLYNGVFQSGKIALKGFVAWVAHRGYHGLAMPTWERKFRVIWGWWNNLWLGRDLVNLETVQNPRYVFEEFAARPRPAAPAAPVADAAPAASAEASEKPAAKKPAAKKPAVKKPAAKKPVAEKAPEPAEAAAK, from the coding sequence GTGCCCAAGATCCTGATCGTCGGCGGAGGGTACGCGGGTTTCTACACCGCGTGGAAGCTCGAGAAGCACCTGCGCAAGGGTGAGGCCGACGTCACCATGGTCGACCCGCTGCCGTACATGACGTACCAGCCGTTCCTCCCCGAGGTCGCCGCCGGCTCGATCGAAGCCAGGCACTCGGTGGTCGCGCACCGCCGTCACCTCAAGCGCACCAACGTCCTCACCGCCAAGGTGACGAACATCAACCACGCACAGAAGGTCGCGACGATCACGCCGCCCGTCGGCGAGCCGTACGAGTTCGCGTACGACCAGATCGTCGTCACGGCCGGTGCCGTCTCGCGCACCTTCCCGATCCCCGGGATCGCCGACAACGCGATCGGGCTGAAGACGATCGAAGAGGCCGTCGCGATCCGCGACAAGGTCATGTCGAACTTCGACAAGGCCGCCTCGCTTCCCGCCGGTCCCGAGCGCGACCGTCTGCTGACCGTCGTCGTCGTCGGTGGTGGCTTCGCGGGTATCGAGGTGTTCGCCGAGCTGCGTTCCCTGGCGTCCGCGCTGGTGGGCAAGTACCCGCAGATCAGCTTCGAAGACACCCACTTCCACCTCATCGAGGCGATGGGCCGCATCATGCCCGAGGTCTCGCTGCAGACCAGCGAGTGGGTGCTCAAGGACCTCGCCAAGCGCGGCGCCAACGTGCACCTCGACACGCAGCTGACGAGCGCGGTCGACGGCAACGTCGAGCTCTCCACCGGCGAGGTCATCCCGACCGACGTCATCGTGTGGACCGCAGGTGTCATGGCCAACCCGACCGTCGTGCGCGGCGGCGACCTGCCCGTCGAGGAGCGCGGTCGCATCCAGACCCGCGCCGACCTGCGCGTCGGAACCCCCGAGGCCTTCGTCGAGGGCGCGTGGGCAGCCGGAGACGTGTCCGCTGTCCCCGACCTCTCGGGCGGTGGCGTCGGCGGCTTCTGCGTGCCGAACGCCCAGCACGCGGTTCGCCAGGCGAAGCTGCTCGCGAAGAACCTCGTCGCCGTGCTGCGTGGGGAGAACCCCAAGGAGTACCTCCACAAGAACCTGGGCGCTGTCGCAGGGCTCGGCTTGTACAACGGTGTCTTCCAGTCCGGCAAGATCGCTCTCAAGGGCTTCGTGGCCTGGGTCGCGCACCGCGGCTACCACGGTCTCGCGATGCCGACGTGGGAGCGCAAGTTCCGCGTCATCTGGGGCTGGTGGAACAACCTGTGGCTCGGCCGCGACCTGGTGAACCTCGAGACCGTGCAGAACCCGCGTTACGTCTTCGAGGAGTTCGCCGCGCGCCCGCGTCCGGCCGCTCCCGCCGCTCCCGTGGCGGACGCTGCTCCGGCGGCATCGGCCGAGGCATCGGAGAAGCCCGCTGCGAAGAAGCCGGCTGCGAAGAAGCCCGCGGTGAAGAAGCCTGCCGCGAAGAAGCCTGTCGCCGAGAAGGCTCCCGAGCCGGCCGAGGCTGCAGCCAAGTAA
- a CDS encoding DUF501 domain-containing protein, translated as MTTPPFPAPTPAELAVVSAQLGRSARGVVGIAARCACGNPTVVATTPRLPDGTPFPTFYYLTHPAATAAMSTLEATQVMPELAALLVDDEAVASAYLAAHEAYLADRRQFGEVSEIDGISAGGMPTRVKCLHALAGHALAAGPGVNPIGDAALARSSWSPSVCRCEDPGAALRDEAASSV; from the coding sequence GTGACCACGCCGCCGTTCCCTGCCCCCACGCCCGCCGAGCTCGCCGTCGTATCGGCCCAGCTCGGTCGTTCCGCCCGAGGTGTGGTGGGCATCGCGGCCCGTTGCGCGTGCGGCAACCCGACGGTGGTCGCCACCACACCGCGTCTGCCGGACGGTACGCCGTTCCCGACGTTCTACTACCTGACCCACCCCGCGGCGACGGCGGCGATGTCGACGCTCGAGGCGACCCAGGTGATGCCGGAGCTCGCGGCGCTTCTCGTCGACGACGAGGCAGTGGCGTCGGCGTATCTCGCAGCCCACGAGGCCTACCTCGCTGACCGGAGGCAGTTCGGCGAGGTCTCCGAGATCGACGGCATCTCCGCCGGGGGAATGCCCACGCGCGTCAAATGCCTGCATGCTCTGGCCGGGCATGCCCTGGCCGCAGGCCCGGGAGTCAACCCGATCGGCGACGCCGCACTCGCTCGATCCTCCTGGTCGCCTTCGGTCTGCCGCTGTGAAGACCCCGGCGCCGCCCTGCGCGATGAGGCGGCTTCCTCGGTATGA
- a CDS encoding cation-transporting ATPase: MGKLSRLIGMASEALEKNAGSARNGHTADGSRAQDGSRSTDWGGMLRGAVDAVRGQGEPERSPSQSRPATADPYAPPAAPSERLRSTSSAPSAADPYAPPVPGASRASQAMTDADRAAIARYDYLLQTADPQRVEQIHREAFARLTPEQRSLVEARMRQELEPGERPRSSSPDDLARAAGRAEAMNPGRMRGLLSRVRGAGVGGAAVVAGGAAVGLLGAVAGGAVLSTVAGPLLEQAANIGVDFGALAEGIDVESLAAGIDVESLAGGAGDLMGSAGETVSGLGEAASGWGEQLGNLGIPGIGDIFGR; this comes from the coding sequence ATGGGAAAGCTCTCCCGACTGATCGGCATGGCATCCGAGGCGCTCGAGAAGAACGCCGGTTCGGCGCGCAACGGTCACACGGCTGACGGATCACGCGCGCAGGACGGGTCCCGGTCGACGGATTGGGGCGGCATGCTCCGTGGCGCCGTCGACGCCGTTCGCGGGCAGGGAGAGCCGGAGCGGTCGCCGAGCCAGAGCCGTCCGGCGACGGCCGACCCGTACGCACCGCCCGCCGCGCCCAGTGAGCGGCTTCGGTCCACGAGCTCCGCACCGTCTGCCGCCGACCCCTACGCACCGCCGGTGCCCGGAGCCTCTCGGGCCTCGCAGGCCATGACCGATGCGGACCGTGCGGCCATCGCCCGCTACGACTACCTGCTGCAGACGGCGGATCCGCAGCGCGTCGAGCAGATCCACCGCGAGGCGTTCGCGCGCCTGACCCCTGAGCAGCGCTCGCTCGTCGAAGCCCGCATGCGACAGGAGCTCGAGCCGGGCGAGCGTCCGCGGTCGTCGTCGCCGGATGACCTCGCTCGCGCCGCCGGACGTGCCGAGGCCATGAACCCGGGGCGGATGCGCGGTCTGCTGTCGCGCGTGCGCGGTGCGGGTGTCGGCGGTGCTGCGGTCGTCGCTGGTGGCGCGGCGGTCGGACTGCTCGGTGCGGTGGCCGGGGGTGCGGTGCTCAGCACGGTGGCGGGTCCTCTTCTGGAGCAGGCCGCGAACATCGGCGTCGACTTCGGCGCGTTGGCAGAGGGCATCGATGTCGAGTCCCTCGCCGCCGGTATCGACGTCGAGTCCCTCGCCGGGGGTGCGGGCGATCTGATGGGCTCCGCGGGCGAGACGGTGTCGGGGCTGGGAGAGGCGGCGAGCGGCTGGGGCGAGCAGCTCGGCAACCTCGGCATCCCCGGTATCGGCGATATCTTCGGGCGCTGA
- a CDS encoding DedA family protein, with protein sequence MALTAAADHGFTGLTGFAADVLTALGDIGVGVLVFLEVLVPPIPSEVILPFAGYLSQSGSLNLGWLILWSTLASWLGALLLYGLGAAIGMDRAVRMLAATKLVSRSDLERGSEWFVRSGGWTVLVGRMVPGVRSLISIPAGASRMNLVTFSIYTIIGSGLWNALLLGVGAALGTQHEKLEQYLGYLDYAVYSAIAIALVVLVVRRIREAAGERKTVAPAED encoded by the coding sequence ATGGCTCTCACTGCTGCTGCCGATCACGGCTTCACCGGGCTCACCGGATTCGCGGCCGATGTCCTCACCGCGCTGGGAGACATCGGCGTGGGCGTGCTGGTCTTCCTCGAGGTCCTGGTGCCGCCGATCCCGAGCGAGGTGATCCTGCCCTTCGCGGGGTACCTGAGCCAGAGCGGCTCTCTGAACCTGGGGTGGCTGATCCTCTGGAGCACGCTCGCGTCCTGGCTGGGTGCGCTGCTGCTGTACGGGCTCGGCGCGGCCATCGGGATGGATCGCGCGGTGCGGATGCTCGCGGCCACCAAGCTGGTGAGCCGCTCCGATCTCGAACGCGGATCGGAGTGGTTCGTGCGCAGCGGCGGCTGGACCGTGCTGGTGGGACGGATGGTACCCGGCGTGCGCAGCCTGATCTCGATTCCGGCCGGGGCCTCCCGCATGAACCTCGTGACGTTCAGCATCTACACCATCATCGGCAGCGGGCTCTGGAATGCTCTTCTCCTCGGAGTCGGAGCGGCGCTGGGCACGCAGCACGAGAAGCTGGAGCAGTACCTCGGGTACCTCGACTACGCCGTGTACTCGGCCATCGCGATCGCACTGGTCGTCCTGGTCGTGCGTCGCATTCGCGAGGCGGCAGGCGAGCGGAAGACGGTCGCGCCGGCGGAGGACTGA
- a CDS encoding S8 family peptidase yields MTARRTLRSAAAIVVVAATVLLLGVAPTPAPIPDDPADPVRASEYWLDGARIREAWQTTRGKGVTIAVIDTGIGKVPSVFGDAVVGGTDVSGSGTPDGRTPLGAVDGNHGSWVASLAAGRGAPDGTGMIGVAPEANLLSISVGFSAAAAVPFTEQVAKGMRWAVDNGADIINLSFTTNTLDWDKSWDDAFLYAFEHDVVVVVAAGNRGSGTNIIGAPATIPGVLTVGGVDQTGMASIEASTQGITIGISAPSEGLIGVSADGTVVPWRGTSGAAPIVAGVAALIRSAHPDIKAIDVINRIIKTAIPVPDAVKPQDPLYGYGLVDAAAAISANLPAVSENPMGDLAEWIRVFRRAETEPQPVPTVTPVAVPPLPAPDAPTEAGSPLLPSADSLRYGTLPLIALTVPGILVALGVTAAARRIRSARISVRHTPDSEE; encoded by the coding sequence ATGACCGCACGCCGGACGCTGCGCAGCGCTGCCGCCATCGTGGTGGTGGCGGCGACGGTGCTGCTCCTCGGCGTCGCACCGACTCCGGCCCCGATCCCCGACGACCCTGCCGACCCGGTGCGGGCTTCGGAGTACTGGCTCGACGGGGCGCGGATCCGTGAGGCCTGGCAGACCACTCGTGGCAAGGGCGTCACCATCGCGGTGATCGACACCGGCATCGGCAAGGTGCCCTCGGTCTTCGGCGACGCTGTGGTGGGTGGCACCGATGTCTCGGGGTCAGGCACTCCGGACGGGCGCACGCCCCTGGGCGCCGTCGATGGCAATCACGGTTCCTGGGTGGCTTCGCTGGCTGCCGGTCGCGGTGCGCCCGACGGCACCGGCATGATCGGCGTGGCGCCGGAAGCCAACCTGCTCTCGATCTCGGTGGGGTTCAGCGCGGCCGCCGCCGTTCCGTTCACCGAGCAGGTGGCGAAGGGCATGCGCTGGGCCGTCGACAACGGTGCCGACATCATCAACCTCTCGTTCACGACGAACACGCTCGATTGGGACAAGAGCTGGGACGACGCGTTCCTGTATGCCTTCGAGCATGACGTGGTGGTCGTGGTCGCCGCCGGCAATAGGGGGAGTGGGACGAACATCATCGGCGCCCCGGCGACCATTCCCGGTGTGCTCACGGTCGGTGGCGTCGACCAGACCGGCATGGCGAGCATCGAGGCGTCGACCCAGGGCATCACGATCGGGATCTCCGCGCCCAGCGAGGGGCTCATCGGCGTCTCCGCAGATGGCACGGTCGTGCCGTGGCGCGGAACCAGTGGTGCGGCGCCCATCGTCGCGGGAGTCGCAGCGCTGATCCGCTCGGCGCACCCCGACATCAAGGCGATCGATGTCATCAACCGCATCATCAAGACCGCGATCCCCGTCCCTGATGCAGTCAAACCCCAGGATCCCCTCTACGGATACGGACTGGTGGATGCCGCAGCGGCGATCTCCGCGAACCTCCCTGCGGTGAGCGAGAACCCCATGGGAGACCTCGCCGAGTGGATCCGCGTGTTCCGTCGCGCGGAGACGGAGCCGCAGCCGGTTCCGACGGTGACACCCGTCGCCGTCCCGCCTCTCCCCGCGCCCGATGCGCCCACCGAAGCCGGTTCACCGTTGCTTCCCAGCGCGGATTCATTGCGCTACGGTACCCTGCCGCTCATTGCGCTCACGGTCCCTGGTATCCTGGTAGCGCTTGGCGTCACCGCAGCTGCCCGGCGCATCCGATCGGCGCGCATTTCCGTACGCCACACCCCCGACTCCGAGGAGTAG